The following proteins are encoded in a genomic region of Paenibacillus sp. FSL R7-0273:
- a CDS encoding patatin-like phospholipase family protein, translating to MEINAVFEGGGVKGVALAGAVEATERAGGVFKRVAGTSSGAIIASFLAAGYDGEEMSRIIKQTPFTSFLKRGMLYNTALVGPALRVMIKKGLYSGEALESWVRSILQNKGIVTFSDLPRGKLSIIASDITNGRIIVLPDDLPEYGITPDRFEVAKAVRMSCSIPYFFDPVMLRLNGPAAQGRTFMEQFVYVVDGGVLSNFPLWLFEEKKNGFISPERRTPTVGYQLIGKTEPQPHRITGPFTMLQALVGTMLSAHDERYIETEKFVRTVKIPTLGIATTQFHLTAEESDELYAAGMKAGEAFFREWRPYKPKI from the coding sequence ATGGAGATTAATGCAGTTTTTGAGGGCGGAGGGGTAAAAGGAGTTGCGCTGGCCGGAGCGGTTGAAGCGACAGAGCGGGCCGGCGGCGTCTTTAAAAGAGTGGCCGGAACCTCCTCAGGCGCAATTATCGCCTCTTTTCTGGCCGCCGGCTATGACGGCGAGGAGATGAGCCGGATTATCAAGCAGACCCCATTCACCTCTTTTCTCAAGCGGGGAATGCTGTATAATACGGCCCTGGTCGGTCCGGCTCTGCGGGTCATGATCAAGAAGGGGCTATATTCCGGGGAAGCACTGGAGAGCTGGGTGAGGTCCATATTGCAGAACAAAGGCATCGTCACCTTCAGTGATCTCCCCCGCGGGAAGCTGTCGATTATCGCCTCGGATATAACCAACGGCCGGATTATTGTTCTGCCAGACGATCTGCCGGAGTACGGGATTACACCAGACAGGTTTGAAGTTGCCAAGGCTGTAAGGATGAGCTGCAGCATTCCGTATTTCTTTGATCCGGTCATGCTCAGGCTCAACGGGCCGGCGGCGCAGGGAAGGACATTCATGGAGCAATTCGTTTATGTAGTAGACGGAGGGGTGCTGAGCAATTTTCCGTTATGGCTGTTTGAGGAAAAGAAGAATGGCTTCATAAGCCCAGAACGCCGGACCCCGACGGTCGGGTACCAGCTGATCGGAAAAACGGAGCCGCAGCCGCACCGGATAACCGGACCCTTCACGATGCTGCAGGCGCTGGTTGGAACGATGCTGTCTGCACATGATGAGCGGTACATTGAGACAGAGAAGTTCGTGCGGACGGTCAAGATCCCGACCCTGGGCATTGCGACGACACAGTTTCACCTTACGGCGGAAGAGAGCGATGAGCTGTATGCAGCAGGAATGAAAGCAGGTGAAGCGTTTTTCCGCGAATGGCGGCCGTATAAGCCCAAGATTTGA
- a CDS encoding family 10 glycosylhydrolase, producing MNYRKWLLGVMVLLLLLPVWPAGVSAAAVQITIELDGEALNPDVPPYITASGVTMVPAGVISQGLGAAVEWSQSSKTATVSKGDTVLKLTSGKQTALVNAASVRLDTSVQITQGRVMVPLRFVSEQLGLQVVWNQATRHIALYSNAEITGPSTPAVPAVPAPSVPSVPAPTLPGNKGKAMKGAWISTVFNLDWPSTASAGNSAKQKQEFDTLLNKLQATGFNAVFVQVRPSGDSLYSSQTVPWSKVLTGTQGKVPDYDPLEYIVSAAHQRGMQIHAWFNPFRATTDTAAATLSGLAGNHVSKVHPDWIVKADSKLYINPGIPEARQHIIDTVMEVVRGYDIDGVHLDDYFYPSNVTFADDAAFKSYNAAGIAGKADWRRNNINEFIRQLGQEIHSAKPAVSYGVSPFGVWRNKKTDSTGSDTTAGVTAYDDMYADTRTWIKNGWIDYIAPQIYWSLSFSAARYDKLVDWWVDEVKGTGVKLYIGQAAYKVGDTKQTAEWQSGEQIINQLKYNDKYEEVAGSIMFRANDIAVRNPYGLASLLAFYFKS from the coding sequence ATGAATTACCGAAAATGGCTTTTGGGAGTAATGGTGCTGCTGCTGCTTCTGCCGGTATGGCCCGCGGGTGTCAGTGCGGCTGCGGTCCAGATTACGATTGAGCTGGACGGGGAGGCGCTGAACCCCGATGTACCGCCGTATATTACGGCCTCAGGCGTAACGATGGTTCCGGCCGGTGTAATCAGCCAAGGGCTTGGTGCAGCGGTTGAGTGGAGCCAGAGCAGCAAGACAGCGACGGTCAGCAAAGGGGATACCGTGCTGAAGCTGACCAGCGGTAAACAGACGGCATTGGTGAATGCAGCGTCTGTGCGCCTGGATACATCGGTGCAGATTACGCAAGGCCGGGTAATGGTGCCGCTGCGTTTTGTAAGCGAGCAGCTCGGCCTCCAGGTGGTATGGAATCAGGCGACCAGGCATATCGCGCTTTATTCCAATGCGGAGATCACGGGTCCGTCAACGCCTGCGGTTCCGGCGGTGCCAGCACCTTCTGTGCCTTCCGTCCCTGCACCTACACTGCCTGGTAACAAAGGGAAGGCGATGAAGGGAGCCTGGATCTCCACCGTATTCAACCTGGACTGGCCGTCCACAGCTTCAGCCGGCAATTCGGCGAAGCAGAAGCAGGAGTTTGATACGCTGCTGAACAAGCTGCAGGCGACCGGCTTCAATGCTGTCTTTGTTCAGGTGCGGCCCTCAGGGGACAGCCTGTATTCTTCACAGACCGTTCCCTGGTCCAAGGTGCTGACCGGCACACAGGGAAAGGTTCCGGATTATGATCCGCTGGAGTACATTGTAAGCGCCGCACACCAGCGCGGAATGCAGATTCATGCCTGGTTCAACCCGTTCCGGGCAACGACGGATACAGCTGCAGCCACACTAAGCGGTCTTGCCGGTAACCATGTATCCAAGGTCCATCCGGACTGGATTGTTAAGGCGGACAGCAAGCTGTATATCAATCCCGGCATTCCGGAAGCTCGCCAGCATATTATTGATACGGTGATGGAGGTTGTCAGAGGCTATGACATCGACGGTGTGCATCTGGATGATTATTTCTATCCTTCAAATGTAACCTTTGCCGACGATGCGGCCTTCAAGTCATATAACGCTGCAGGTATTGCCGGTAAGGCGGACTGGCGGCGGAATAATATCAATGAATTTATACGCCAGCTGGGCCAGGAGATTCATTCAGCCAAGCCGGCGGTATCCTATGGAGTCAGCCCGTTCGGCGTCTGGCGCAACAAAAAAACAGACAGTACCGGATCGGATACAACAGCAGGTGTAACGGCCTATGATGACATGTATGCTGATACGCGCACCTGGATCAAGAACGGCTGGATCGATTATATCGCCCCGCAGATTTACTGGAGCCTGTCGTTCTCTGCCGCCCGCTACGATAAGCTGGTGGACTGGTGGGTAGATGAGGTGAAAGGCACCGGAGTCAAGCTGTACATCGGTCAGGCGGCTTATAAGGTGGGCGACACCAAGCAGACTGCAGAATGGCAGAGCGGTGAGCAGATCATCAACCAGCTGAAATACAACGATAAGTATGAGGAAGTGGCCGGAAGCATTATGTTCCGCGCTAACGATATTGCCGTGCGTAACCCGTACGGGCTCGCAAGCCTGCTGGCCTTTTATTTTAAATCATAA
- the mntR gene encoding transcriptional regulator MntR, with protein sequence MPTPSMEDYLERIYKLIDEKGYARVSDIAEGLEVHPSSVTKMIQKLDKDEYLIYEKYRGLVLTSKGKKVGKRLVDRHQLLEEFLGLIGVQQEHIYKDVEGIEHHLSWDSITRIETLVEYFRRDEERVKTLYDIHNELVSDS encoded by the coding sequence ATGCCAACACCCAGCATGGAGGATTATTTGGAGCGCATTTACAAGCTCATCGACGAGAAGGGTTATGCGCGGGTTTCGGATATTGCCGAGGGCTTGGAAGTACACCCCTCCTCTGTAACCAAGATGATCCAAAAACTGGATAAGGACGAATATCTCATCTATGAGAAATATCGTGGGCTTGTCCTGACGAGTAAAGGTAAAAAAGTAGGAAAACGACTTGTTGACCGGCATCAGCTGCTGGAGGAGTTCCTTGGCCTGATCGGAGTACAGCAGGAGCATATTTATAAGGATGTTGAAGGGATCGAGCATCATTTGAGCTGGGATTCGATTACGCGGATCGAGACGCTGGTGGAATATTTCCGCCGTGACGAGGAGCGCGTGAAGACCTTATACGATATTCACAATGAGCTGGTCAGCGATTCATAA
- the splB gene encoding spore photoproduct lyase, translating to MTIAIPEHPPVKRKPRPTGLFIPELVFFEPDALNYPKGEQIMQWVKAQNIPYRMTTSHNRITNLPGEGELEQYKIAKRTLVVGLRKTLTFDQSKPSADYAIPIATGCMGHCHYCYLQTTLGAKPYIRVYVNTGDILDAAKKYINEREPEITTFEAACTSDPLGLEHITGSLAELITFMADEPLGRLRFVTKYQHVDPLLELKHNGHTRIRFSINADYVIKNFEPATARFEERIEAAGKVARAGYPLGFIIAPIIWHDGWEEGYAELLAKLAKAMPPGSGKGLTFEMIQHRFTKTAKTVIEKRYPKSKLEMDIEKRKKKWGRWGQNKYVYPDEQQTALREFITERIFEHFPEAGIDYFT from the coding sequence ATGACAATCGCCATACCGGAACATCCCCCTGTCAAAAGAAAGCCAAGGCCTACCGGCCTGTTCATTCCCGAGCTTGTTTTTTTTGAGCCGGATGCCCTGAACTACCCCAAAGGGGAGCAGATTATGCAGTGGGTCAAAGCCCAAAACATCCCTTACCGGATGACCACCTCGCATAACCGGATTACGAACCTGCCCGGTGAGGGCGAGCTGGAGCAGTACAAAATCGCCAAACGGACGCTTGTGGTGGGTCTGCGCAAAACGCTCACCTTTGACCAGTCCAAGCCTTCCGCCGATTATGCTATTCCCATTGCCACTGGCTGTATGGGCCACTGCCATTATTGTTACCTGCAGACCACGCTGGGTGCGAAACCCTATATAAGAGTATATGTAAATACAGGAGATATCCTGGACGCCGCCAAAAAATATATCAATGAGCGCGAACCGGAAATCACCACGTTCGAAGCTGCCTGTACCTCCGACCCGCTTGGGCTGGAGCATATCACCGGCTCGCTGGCCGAGCTGATTACGTTCATGGCTGATGAGCCGCTGGGCCGGCTGCGCTTTGTTACCAAGTATCAGCATGTCGATCCGCTGCTTGAGCTTAAGCACAACGGACATACCCGTATCCGCTTCAGCATCAATGCCGACTATGTCATCAAAAACTTCGAGCCCGCCACCGCCCGTTTTGAGGAACGGATTGAGGCTGCCGGAAAGGTAGCGCGTGCCGGTTATCCGCTCGGCTTCATTATTGCACCGATTATCTGGCATGACGGCTGGGAGGAGGGCTATGCGGAGCTGCTGGCCAAGCTGGCAAAAGCGATGCCTCCAGGTTCAGGCAAAGGCCTGACCTTCGAAATGATCCAGCACCGGTTCACCAAGACGGCCAAAACGGTGATTGAGAAGCGATATCCCAAATCCAAGCTGGAAATGGATATCGAGAAGCGCAAGAAAAAATGGGGCCGCTGGGGGCAGAACAAATATGTCTATCCCGATGAACAGCAAACCGCCCTGCGCGAATTCATCACAGAGCGGATTTTTGAGCATTTTCCGGAGGCCGGCATAGATTATTTCACTTAA
- a CDS encoding cytochrome c biogenesis CcdA family protein has translation MSNLNAGIAFAAGIASFISPCCLPLYPSYLSYITGLSVQQLKSGSNSKEVRFRTLSHTLAFILGFSAVFYTLGFGAGLFGQFFNGQRDLIRQLSAILIIVMGLFLIGVFQPQFLMRERKLKLKWKPAGYAGSFIFGIGFSAGWSPCIGPILTAIIALSASDPGTWFTMITAYSLGFALPFFALAFFLGGARRILKYSNVLMKAGGALMILMGLLLFTDQMFRITIWLQGVTPDWLIF, from the coding sequence TTGTCCAATCTGAATGCAGGAATTGCGTTTGCCGCCGGAATTGCGTCGTTTATATCGCCCTGCTGTCTGCCGCTCTATCCCTCGTACCTGTCGTATATTACAGGCCTGTCGGTGCAGCAGCTAAAAAGCGGAAGCAACAGCAAAGAGGTCCGTTTCCGGACCCTCTCGCATACGCTGGCTTTTATTTTAGGTTTTTCGGCAGTTTTCTATACGCTCGGCTTTGGTGCCGGGCTGTTCGGACAGTTTTTTAACGGCCAGCGTGACCTGATCCGCCAGCTGTCGGCCATTCTGATCATCGTGATGGGACTGTTTCTGATTGGCGTTTTTCAGCCGCAGTTTCTTATGCGTGAACGTAAGCTGAAGCTGAAGTGGAAGCCGGCAGGGTATGCCGGCTCCTTTATCTTCGGCATCGGCTTCTCGGCAGGCTGGTCCCCGTGCATCGGGCCGATCCTGACGGCGATCATCGCTCTCTCGGCCAGTGACCCGGGCACATGGTTTACCATGATTACCGCATATAGCCTCGGATTCGCGCTTCCCTTTTTTGCACTGGCCTTTTTCCTGGGCGGGGCACGGCGCATTCTGAAATATTCCAATGTACTGATGAAGGCCGGTGGAGCGCTGATGATACTGATGGGCTTACTGCTGTTCACAGATCAGATGTTCCGCATCACAATCTGGCTGCAGGGAGTCACGCCGGACTGGCTGATTTTTTAG
- a CDS encoding metal ABC transporter permease, with protein sequence MEILFSDFFQRALAGGLMIGITAPLIGVFLVLRRLSMIGDTLAHVTIAGVALGFLTGFYPLGAGLIFAVLASFAIEKLRKAYKSYAELSIAIIMSGGVALASLFFTLGKGYNADVMSYLFGSIYTLDNTDLVVVGLVTIAVVVVVALFFKEFFLLSFEEDAASVSGLPVKLLNMLITVLTALVISTAIKIVGSLLVSALLTIPVAISLLLSRSFKSSVVLSVVIAEIAVVGGLVVAGVWNLAPGATIVLLLIALLALTLIGKKGLPA encoded by the coding sequence TTGGAAATCCTATTTAGTGACTTTTTTCAGCGGGCGCTCGCGGGCGGGCTGATGATTGGAATTACGGCGCCGCTGATCGGCGTTTTTCTTGTGTTAAGACGCTTGTCCATGATCGGGGATACGCTGGCGCATGTTACGATTGCCGGGGTGGCGCTCGGCTTTCTTACCGGCTTTTATCCGCTGGGGGCAGGCCTGATCTTTGCCGTATTAGCTTCGTTTGCCATCGAAAAGCTGCGTAAAGCATATAAGAGCTATGCCGAGCTGTCGATCGCGATCATTATGTCAGGCGGTGTGGCGCTGGCATCACTGTTTTTCACGTTAGGCAAAGGCTATAATGCGGATGTTATGAGTTATTTGTTCGGCAGCATCTACACGCTGGATAATACGGATCTGGTTGTGGTCGGCCTTGTAACCATTGCGGTAGTTGTTGTAGTCGCGCTGTTCTTCAAGGAATTTTTCCTGCTCAGCTTTGAGGAGGATGCGGCAAGCGTCAGCGGGCTGCCTGTCAAGCTGCTCAATATGCTCATTACGGTGCTTACGGCGCTTGTAATCAGCACAGCGATTAAAATTGTCGGCTCACTGCTCGTATCTGCGCTGCTCACGATCCCGGTAGCAATCAGTCTGCTGCTGTCTCGCAGCTTCAAGTCCTCTGTTGTCCTGTCGGTTGTTATCGCGGAGATCGCTGTGGTCGGCGGGCTGGTGGTAGCCGGTGTATGGAACCTTGCTCCCGGGGCAACAATTGTACTCTTGCTTATCGCGCTGCTTGCCCTGACCCTGATCGGTAAAAAAGGACTGCCTGCCTAG
- a CDS encoding metal ABC transporter ATP-binding protein, whose product MQPVSLDCHQHMIEIEDLSFSYGEQKVISGLSYTVKERDFLGIIGSNGAGKTTLMKMIVGLLPPTSGDIKLFGQSVRKFKDWERIGYVPQKNAFNPLFPATVREVVLSGLYNNKNLIRRVSKAQHRQCDDALEVMRIQDIADKRVGQLSGGQQQRVFLARALINHPDLLILDEPTVGIDAETQAGFFELIFHMHAHHHMTFLMVSHDIDMIKSYLGNEPVQTNGKINFYCRHSHDAQNCAAEDLQHTLA is encoded by the coding sequence ATGCAACCGGTATCCCTGGACTGCCATCAGCATATGATCGAAATAGAGGATTTGTCCTTTTCTTACGGAGAGCAAAAGGTCATTTCCGGTCTTAGTTACACGGTTAAGGAGCGGGATTTCCTTGGCATTATCGGTTCTAACGGCGCGGGCAAAACCACTTTGATGAAAATGATCGTGGGCCTGCTGCCGCCAACCAGCGGCGATATCAAGCTGTTCGGCCAGTCTGTACGCAAATTCAAGGACTGGGAGCGGATCGGCTATGTCCCGCAAAAGAATGCTTTTAACCCGCTGTTCCCGGCAACGGTGCGCGAGGTCGTGCTGTCAGGACTGTACAACAACAAGAACCTGATCCGCCGCGTGTCCAAAGCGCAGCACCGTCAATGCGACGACGCGCTGGAAGTCATGCGGATTCAGGATATTGCGGACAAAAGAGTCGGCCAGCTCTCCGGCGGCCAGCAGCAGCGCGTCTTCCTGGCCCGAGCGCTGATTAACCATCCGGATCTGCTGATTCTGGACGAACCTACGGTGGGAATTGATGCGGAGACGCAGGCCGGATTTTTTGAGCTCATCTTCCACATGCATGCCCATCACCACATGACCTTCCTGATGGTGTCGCATGACATCGACATGATCAAGAGCTACCTGGGTAATGAGCCGGTACAGACGAACGGTAAAATCAACTTCTACTGCCGCCATTCCCATGATGCCCAGAACTGTGCAGCCGAGGACCTCCAGCATACACTGGCCTAA
- a CDS encoding metal ABC transporter solute-binding protein, Zn/Mn family, producing MSFTGLNRKLLLMPALLALLVLTACGAKSGGSIVEGKVNVVTTFYPIYEFTSEIGGDDINVINLLPVGVEPHDWTPRSQDIINTSKSQLFLYNGAGLEGWVPNFLKSLDSGSEVKAVAVSEGVDYIMTDEDDGHNHGGEAHAEDEHAHEHAEDEHGEDAHEHEHTEDEHTEEAHAEEEHADNHTEEAAGDSLHTDPHTWVSPRSALIMAENIKDSLIAADPEHQAGYEERYSKLAERLQALDSKFETELAKLPNKEIVVSHQAFAYLARDYGLSQHAIMGLSPDAEPRGQDLVNLATLVKDEGIKYIFFEELVSDKLAKTLAAEAGVETMVLNPVEGLTEAQEKNGDNYFTLMEKNLQNLILALQ from the coding sequence ATGTCTTTCACAGGATTGAACAGAAAATTGCTGCTCATGCCGGCGCTGCTGGCACTGCTGGTGCTTACCGCATGCGGAGCTAAGAGCGGCGGAAGCATTGTTGAGGGAAAAGTGAATGTAGTGACTACTTTTTATCCTATATATGAATTCACAAGCGAAATCGGCGGCGACGATATCAATGTGATCAATCTGCTTCCTGTCGGCGTAGAGCCGCATGACTGGACTCCGCGTAGCCAGGATATTATTAACACCTCCAAGTCACAGCTGTTCCTGTATAATGGCGCAGGACTTGAGGGCTGGGTGCCAAACTTCCTGAAGAGCCTGGACAGCGGCAGCGAGGTGAAGGCTGTTGCAGTCAGTGAGGGTGTGGACTACATTATGACTGACGAGGATGACGGGCATAACCATGGCGGGGAAGCCCACGCCGAAGATGAGCATGCCCACGAACATGCTGAGGATGAGCATGGCGAAGATGCCCACGAACACGAGCACACTGAAGATGAGCATACTGAAGAGGCTCATGCTGAGGAAGAGCATGCGGATAATCATACGGAAGAGGCAGCCGGGGACAGCCTGCATACGGACCCGCATACATGGGTAAGCCCGAGATCGGCACTGATCATGGCTGAGAATATCAAGGACAGCCTCATTGCAGCTGATCCTGAACACCAGGCCGGCTATGAAGAGCGTTACAGCAAGCTGGCTGAGCGCCTGCAGGCCCTGGACAGCAAATTCGAGACTGAGCTTGCGAAGCTTCCGAATAAAGAAATTGTCGTATCTCACCAGGCATTCGCTTATCTGGCGCGTGACTATGGTCTGAGCCAGCATGCCATTATGGGGTTGTCTCCGGATGCCGAGCCGCGCGGGCAGGACCTGGTGAATCTGGCCACACTGGTTAAGGATGAAGGCATCAAGTACATCTTCTTTGAGGAGCTTGTCTCCGATAAGCTGGCCAAAACACTAGCAGCTGAAGCCGGAGTAGAGACCATGGTGCTTAATCCGGTTGAAGGCCTGACTGAAGCCCAGGAGAAGAATGGCGATAATTATTTCACTTTGATGGAGAAAAATTTGCAAAATCTGATTCTGGCTTTACAATAA